GGCGACTTCTCCCTGGAGGAGAGCCCGCTGCGCAACGCGCCGCACACCGCCGTCGTCGTGGCCGGAAACGAATGGGACCGCGTCTACCCGCGCGAGCAGGCGGCCTTCCCGATGAAGAGCCAGCGGATGGACAAGTACTTCCCGCCGGTGGGCCGGATTGACGGCGCCGCCGGCGACCGCAACCTCATCTGCTCCTGCCCGCCCATCGAAGACTTCGAAAACTAGAGCGCAAGGGATCCACCATGACTGAGAAATTCACCGCGCTCTACGAAGAGCACAAACGCCTCGGCGCCTCCTTCACCGACTTCGGCGGCTGGCAAATGCCGCTGAAATACAGCTCGGAACTGGCCGAACACCATGCGGTCCGCAAGGCTGCCGGCCTCTTTGACCTCTCCCACATGGGCGAAGTCGAGGTCACCGGCCCGGACGCCGGCGCCTTCCTGGATTACGCCCTCACCGGCAAGCTGTCCGCCGTGAAGCTTGGCCGGGCCAAGTACTCGCTGATCACCAACGAGGCCGGCGGGATCATTGATGACCTCATCAGCTACCGGCTCGCCGACGACTCCTATCTGGTGGTGCCCAACGCCGGCAACGCGCCGGTGGTGGCCGCGGAACTGGCCGCCCGCGCGTCGGGCTTTGACGTCCGGGTGCACGATGCCTCTGCCGACACATCGCTGGTTGCCGTGCAGGGCCCGAATGCCGAGGCCATTGTCCTGTCACTGGTTCCGGCGGCCCAGGCCGAGAAGGTGACCGGAATGAAGTACTACGCGGCGGACACCGTGGACCTGGCCGTGGGCAGCGAGGCGGGGGAGCGCACGCTGAATTTGCTGCTGGCCCGCACCGGGTACACCGGCGAAGACGGCTTCGAGATTTACGTCCCGAACGACGACGCCGCCGCCCTGTGGGGTGCGCTGCTCGCCGCCGGCGCGGACTCGGGCCTGATTCCCGCCGGCCTGGCCTGCCGGGATTCGCTCCGGCTGGAGGCCGGCATGCCGCTGTACGGCAACGAGCTCTCGCTGGACCTGGATCCCTACGCCGCGGGCCTTGGCCCTGTCGTCGCGCTGTCCAAGGAAGGCGACTTTGTGGGCCGCGCCGCCCTGGAAGCCAAGAAGGAGCAGGCTCCGGCCCGCCGCCTGGTGGGGCTGAAGGGGACCGGCCGCCGTGCCGGCCGCTCGCACTACCCGGTGCTGAGGGACGGTGCAGTGATCGGTGAAGTCACCTCCGGTGCTCCGAGTCCCACGCTCGGCTACCCGGTTGCCCTCGCCTACGTCGACGCCGCCTTCACTGAGCCGGGCACCACCGTTGACGTTGACCTCCGCGGCAAGCCCGAACCTTTCGAGGTCGTCTCCCTCCCGTTCTACAAACGCGAAAAATAGCGCTAGCCGCTTAACCTTGGTGGCATTTGGGTGACGTCGCTGGGCGGCTGCGATATTCCTTTAGTCCCGCATCGCCGAGCGAGGAACGAGCGAGGTGTCTAAGGGACGTTGGAATACCGCCGCCGCTCCCAACGCACGCGGCCCACGCAGCAACCTAGACTTTGAACTAAACCGAAGCATGCAGCAGATCTAGAAAGGCACACCCCATGAGCAAAGTTGATGCAGGACTCCGCTATTCCGCTGAACACGAGTGGGTGGACGGCGCCAGCCCCATGAAGGTCGGCATCTCCGCCGTGGCCGCCGACGCGCTCGGCGACGTGGTGTACGTGGACCTGCCCGAGGTCGGCACCGTGATCACCGCGGGCGAAACCTGCGGTGAAGTTGAATCCACCAAGTCCGTGTCGGACCTGTACGCACCGGTCTCGGGCGAAATCGTGGAGATCAACCAGGAGGCCATCGACAACCCGGCCCTGCTGAACGAGGACCCGTACGGCGCCGGCTGGCTCTTCACGGTCAACACCACCTCAGAGGGCGCCCTGCTCAGCGCCGAGGAGTACGCAGAGAAGAACGGCGGCGAGCTGTGACCGATTACCTGAACTCCCACCTCGCGCAGATTGATCCGGAGGTGGCGGAGCAGATCGACAACGAGCGCCGCCGCCAGCAGTCCGGCCTGGAAATGATCGCTTCCGAGAACCACACTTCCGTGGCTGTCATGGAATCCCAGGGCTCGGTGCTGACCAACAAGTACGCCGAGGGTTACCCGGGCCGGCGCTACTACGGCGGCTGCGAGTACGTGGACGTCATTGAGCAGCTCGCAATTGACCGGGCCAAGGACCTCTTCGGCGCGGGCTTCGCCAACGTGCAGCCGCACTCCGGCGCGCAGGCCAACGCCTCCGTCATGCACGCCCTGATCCGTCCGGGCGACACCATTCTGGGCCTGTCCCTGGCACACGGCGGACACCTCACCCACGGCATGAAGATCAACTTCTCCGGCCGGCTGTACAACGTGGTGCCGTACAACGTTGCCGAAGACACCCAGCGGATCGACATGGCCGAGGTGGAACGTCTGGCACAGGAGCACCAGCCCAAGCTGATCGTCGCCGGCTGGTCCGCCTACGCCCGGCAGCTGGACTTCGCCGAGTTCCGCCGCATTGCCGACTCCGTGGGCGCCTACCTGATGGTGGACATGGCCCACTTCGCCGGCCTCGTGGCCGCCGGGCTGCACCCCAGCCCGGTCCCGCACGCCCACGTGGTCACCTCCACCACGCACAAGACCCTGGCCGGTCCGCGCGGCGGCATCATCCTCTCCAACGACGCCGACATCGCGAAGAAGATCAACTCCGCTGTCTTCCCCGGCCAGCAGGGCGGCCCGCTGGAACACGTTATTGCCGGCAAGGCCACGGCCTTCAAGATCGCGGCAACGCCGGAGTTCAAGGAGCGCCAGGAGCGCACCCTGGCCGGCGCGCGGATCCTGGCCGAGCGCCTGCTCGCCGACGACGTCGCCGCCAAGGGCATTTCCGTGATCTCCGGCGGCACCGACGTGCACCTGGTGCTGGTGGACCTGCGCAACGCCGCCCTCAACGGGCAGGAAGGCGAGGACCGTCTGGCGCAGATCGACATCACCGTCAACCGCAACGCGGTTCCGTTTGATCCCCGCCCGCCGATGGTGACCTCCGGCCTGCGGATCGGCACCCCTGCCCTGGCGACCCGCGGGTTCGGCGAGGACGCATTCCGCGAGGTGGCTGACATCATTGCGCTGGCGCTCATTGCCGGCGAAGACGATGACCTGTCGCCGCTGAAGGACCGCGTTTCCGCGCTGGCCTCCGCGCATCCGCTGTACACCGGGGTTGCCGACCTGGCCTCCTCACCGGCGCACGTTTAAGGAATCCCATTGGCTGTCGGCGTTTTTGACCTGTTCTCCGTAGGCATCGGCCCATCGAGCTCACACACAGTGGGCCCGATGCGGGCCGCTGCCGTTTTTGCGGGCGAGCTGGTTGACGCCGGCGTCCTGTCCGCCGTGGCCGGCCTCCGCGTTGACCTGTACGGGTCGCTCGCGGCGACCGGCCGCGGCCACGGCACCATGACCGCGGTCCTGCTGGGGCTCGAAGGTTTTGCCCCGGAAAAAATCCTCCCCGAGGAGGTTGAAGAACGCCTCGCCGCCATCGAGGCAACCCGGAAACTGCGCCTGTGTTCGCAGGTCCCCGGTGCCGACTCCCGGATCCTGGAATACGGCGAAGCGGACATTGTCCTGCACCCGCTCACCGTGCTGCCGCGGCACACCAACGGGATGAAGTTCGCCGCCTCGGGCGTCGACGGCACGGTGCTGCACGAGGCCACGTTCTTCTCCGTGGGCGGCGGCTTTATTGTCCGCGACGGCGAGGAGGACGCCGCCCGGGAGGAACTGGAGTCCACCAAGGCGGCACTGCCGTTTCCGTTCCGCACCGCCGTCGGGCTCCTGCGGCACTGCACTGACAACGGGCTCAGCATCAGCGAAGTCATGCTGGCCAATGAAAAAGCGTCCCGCACCGAGCCTGACATTCGCTCTGGACTGCTGCACATCCGCGACGTCATGGAGGAGTGCAAAAACTCGGCGATCGCGCGCACCGGCCTGCTCCCGGGCGGGCTGAAGGTCCGCCGGCGGGCACCGGCCTGGCACACCCGGCTTCGCGCCGAAGACCCGGACCGGGACCCGAAGTTCTGGCAGGAATGGGT
This genomic interval from Arthrobacter citreus contains the following:
- the gcvT gene encoding glycine cleavage system aminomethyltransferase GcvT, whose amino-acid sequence is MTEKFTALYEEHKRLGASFTDFGGWQMPLKYSSELAEHHAVRKAAGLFDLSHMGEVEVTGPDAGAFLDYALTGKLSAVKLGRAKYSLITNEAGGIIDDLISYRLADDSYLVVPNAGNAPVVAAELAARASGFDVRVHDASADTSLVAVQGPNAEAIVLSLVPAAQAEKVTGMKYYAADTVDLAVGSEAGERTLNLLLARTGYTGEDGFEIYVPNDDAAALWGALLAAGADSGLIPAGLACRDSLRLEAGMPLYGNELSLDLDPYAAGLGPVVALSKEGDFVGRAALEAKKEQAPARRLVGLKGTGRRAGRSHYPVLRDGAVIGEVTSGAPSPTLGYPVALAYVDAAFTEPGTTVDVDLRGKPEPFEVVSLPFYKREK
- the gcvH gene encoding glycine cleavage system protein GcvH; translated protein: MSKVDAGLRYSAEHEWVDGASPMKVGISAVAADALGDVVYVDLPEVGTVITAGETCGEVESTKSVSDLYAPVSGEIVEINQEAIDNPALLNEDPYGAGWLFTVNTTSEGALLSAEEYAEKNGGEL
- the glyA gene encoding serine hydroxymethyltransferase; amino-acid sequence: MTDYLNSHLAQIDPEVAEQIDNERRRQQSGLEMIASENHTSVAVMESQGSVLTNKYAEGYPGRRYYGGCEYVDVIEQLAIDRAKDLFGAGFANVQPHSGAQANASVMHALIRPGDTILGLSLAHGGHLTHGMKINFSGRLYNVVPYNVAEDTQRIDMAEVERLAQEHQPKLIVAGWSAYARQLDFAEFRRIADSVGAYLMVDMAHFAGLVAAGLHPSPVPHAHVVTSTTHKTLAGPRGGIILSNDADIAKKINSAVFPGQQGGPLEHVIAGKATAFKIAATPEFKERQERTLAGARILAERLLADDVAAKGISVISGGTDVHLVLVDLRNAALNGQEGEDRLAQIDITVNRNAVPFDPRPPMVTSGLRIGTPALATRGFGEDAFREVADIIALALIAGEDDDLSPLKDRVSALASAHPLYTGVADLASSPAHV
- a CDS encoding L-serine ammonia-lyase, with the protein product MAVGVFDLFSVGIGPSSSHTVGPMRAAAVFAGELVDAGVLSAVAGLRVDLYGSLAATGRGHGTMTAVLLGLEGFAPEKILPEEVEERLAAIEATRKLRLCSQVPGADSRILEYGEADIVLHPLTVLPRHTNGMKFAASGVDGTVLHEATFFSVGGGFIVRDGEEDAAREELESTKAALPFPFRTAVGLLRHCTDNGLSISEVMLANEKASRTEPDIRSGLLHIRDVMEECKNSAIARTGLLPGGLKVRRRAPAWHTRLRAEDPDRDPKFWQEWVNLVALAVNEENASGGRVVTAPTNGAAGIIPAVMFYATHYGPGMDTATQEQKDDVVVRFLLTAGAVGVLYKEQASISGAEVGCQGEVGSASSMAAAGLAEILGGTPEQVENAAEIAMEHNLGLTCDPIGGLVQVPCIERNAIGAAKAVNAAKMALWGDGDHRVSLDEVIVTMRETGRDMSSKYKETALGGLAVNVVEC